A genomic segment from Agrobacterium vitis encodes:
- a CDS encoding DUF6165 family protein gives MIEVPVSWGELIDKITILQIKSERITDEAKRTNVERELSLLNERLKPVADHQGVVAISRDLLSVNTALWEIEDDIRDCERDGDFGPRFVSLARSVYVTNDRRAELKRQINVELGSDIIEEKSYKPYAAA, from the coding sequence ATGATTGAAGTTCCGGTGTCCTGGGGTGAGTTGATCGACAAGATCACCATTCTCCAGATCAAGTCAGAGCGGATCACGGATGAGGCCAAGCGCACCAATGTCGAGCGCGAGTTGTCCCTGCTCAATGAACGGCTGAAGCCGGTGGCCGATCATCAGGGTGTCGTCGCCATCAGCCGTGATCTTCTGTCCGTCAATACGGCGCTCTGGGAGATCGAGGACGATATCCGCGATTGCGAGCGCGACGGCGATTTCGGTCCGCGTTTCGTGTCTCTCGCCCGTTCGGTCTATGTCACCAATGACCGGCGTGCCGAGTTGAAGCGGCAGATCAATGTCGAGCTGGGCTCTGACATCATCGAGGAAAAGTCCTACAAGCCTTATGCTGCGGCCTGA
- a CDS encoding ABC transporter ATP-binding protein: MAEDLTTQNELVQPVLSVRNLTTSFRIGDQWSSVVRNMSFDVAPRETVAIVGESGSGKSVTSLSIMQLLPKNFSRIEGSIKLNGRELLTLAPEEMRRVRGNDIAMIFQEPMTSLNPIFPIGKQIAEAILCHRDISRAEAKSEVIRLLEKVRIPNAKSRFDEFPHQFSGGMRQRVMIAMALATKPKLLIADEPTTALDVTIQGQILDLIKVLQEEEGMSVLFITHDMGVVAEVSDRTIVMFRGEMVEGGTTDDIFNRGQHPYTRALLSAVPKLGSMHGHALPMRFPVIDIKTGDTLVEEAEVGALDMVPRPILEVKNLTTRFAIRSGLLGRKSGAVHAVENVSFDLRPGETLSLVGESGCGKSTTGRSITRLIEPSSGTIALDGYNVMSLDSSTLRKMRRSIQMVFQDPFASLDPRMSVGTAVMEPFLEHNLGTKAQAREKAADLLQRVGLSADMMRRYPHEFSGGQRQRVAIARSLMLDPKVIVADEAVSALDVSIKAQVCNLLLDLQESFNLAYLFISHDMAVVERVSHRVAVMYLGEIVEIGPRQAVFDNPQHPYTKKLIAAVPVPDPARRNITRQMSTDEIKSPVRPLGYEPPARHYREVSAGHLVQETA; encoded by the coding sequence ATGGCTGAAGATCTCACCACGCAGAACGAGCTTGTCCAGCCGGTTCTGTCCGTGCGCAATCTGACCACTTCGTTTCGGATCGGCGACCAGTGGTCTTCCGTGGTGCGCAATATGAGCTTCGATGTCGCGCCGCGCGAGACCGTCGCCATTGTCGGCGAATCCGGCTCGGGCAAGAGTGTGACATCCTTGTCGATCATGCAATTGCTGCCGAAGAATTTCAGCCGGATCGAGGGCAGCATCAAGCTGAACGGTCGTGAATTGCTGACGCTGGCGCCGGAAGAGATGCGCCGGGTGCGCGGCAATGATATTGCGATGATCTTCCAGGAGCCGATGACCAGCCTCAACCCGATCTTCCCGATCGGCAAGCAGATCGCCGAGGCCATCCTGTGTCACCGCGATATTTCTAGGGCAGAGGCGAAATCCGAAGTGATCCGGCTGTTGGAAAAGGTCCGCATTCCCAATGCCAAAAGCCGGTTTGATGAATTCCCTCACCAGTTTTCCGGCGGCATGCGCCAGCGCGTGATGATTGCCATGGCACTGGCCACCAAGCCGAAATTGCTGATTGCCGACGAACCGACCACGGCGCTGGATGTCACCATCCAGGGCCAGATCCTCGATCTGATCAAGGTCCTGCAGGAAGAAGAGGGCATGTCGGTGCTGTTCATCACCCATGACATGGGAGTTGTGGCAGAGGTGTCCGACCGCACCATCGTGATGTTCCGGGGGGAGATGGTCGAAGGCGGCACGACGGACGATATTTTCAACCGTGGCCAGCATCCCTATACGCGGGCCCTGCTGTCGGCAGTTCCCAAGCTTGGTTCGATGCACGGTCATGCCTTGCCGATGCGGTTTCCCGTGATCGACATCAAAACCGGTGACACCCTGGTCGAGGAGGCGGAAGTCGGCGCGCTCGACATGGTGCCGCGCCCGATCCTCGAAGTGAAAAACCTGACGACCCGCTTTGCTATCCGCTCCGGCCTGCTGGGGCGCAAGTCCGGCGCTGTGCATGCGGTGGAAAATGTCAGCTTCGATCTCAGGCCCGGCGAGACCCTGTCGCTGGTCGGTGAATCCGGTTGCGGCAAATCGACGACGGGCCGCTCGATCACCCGGCTGATCGAGCCGAGCAGCGGCACGATCGCGCTTGACGGTTATAATGTCATGTCGCTCGACAGCAGCACCCTGCGCAAGATGCGCCGCAGCATCCAGATGGTGTTTCAGGACCCCTTTGCGAGCCTTGATCCGCGCATGTCGGTGGGCACCGCTGTGATGGAACCGTTTCTGGAGCATAATCTCGGCACCAAGGCACAGGCGCGCGAAAAGGCTGCCGATCTGTTGCAGCGTGTGGGCCTCAGCGCCGATATGATGCGCCGCTATCCGCATGAGTTTTCCGGCGGCCAGCGCCAGCGCGTCGCCATTGCCCGCTCGCTGATGCTCGACCCGAAAGTCATCGTTGCCGACGAGGCGGTGTCGGCGCTTGATGTCTCGATCAAGGCCCAGGTCTGCAATCTCCTGCTCGATTTGCAGGAAAGCTTCAATCTCGCCTATCTGTTCATTTCCCACGACATGGCGGTGGTGGAGCGCGTCAGCCACCGGGTGGCGGTAATGTATCTGGGTGAAATCGTCGAGATCGGACCGCGCCAGGCGGTGTTCGATAATCCGCAGCATCCGTATACCAAAAAGCTGATCGCCGCGGTGCCGGTGCCCGATCCGGCGCGTCGCAATATCACCCGGCAAATGTCGACCGATGAAATCAAGAGCCCTGTCCGGCCCCTGGGCTATGAACCGCCAGCGCGCCATTACCGGGAAGTCTCGGCGGGGCATCTGGTACAGGAAACGGCGTAA
- a CDS encoding peptide ABC transporter substrate-binding protein has product MTYNRPLRALSAAAIFIATGAAATGALVSTPALAARGTDGDVKILFWQAVSNLNPYLSGGSKEVYAASMVIEPLAGFDEQGNLFTRLAAEIPTVDNGGIAKDMTSITWKLKPGLTWSDGGTVSADDVVFTWKYCMAPGGGCAQAAKFDGVKSVEAIDPLTVKVTFDAPKPFPYSAFVGQLSPIIQQSQFKDCLGEKAPQCTEANFKPHGTGPFVVRDFKANDVVLFDANPRYRDPAKPAFASITLKGGGDAMSAARAVLETGEYDFAWNTVVEPEVTESMLKAGKGTMTSAFSSTVERIQLNPYAVDAALGAKRSTKEAGPHPALSDPRVRRALALAIDRDVIVEAGYGAAGQPTCNIIPAPDIFASKAKTWCGRQDLEGANRLLDEAGWKKGPDGIRAKDGRKLSFLFLTTTNSVRQGTQVLVKDMWSQIGVETELRNVSASVFFGGDPASPDTYQKLYADVQMYASGFESTDPEKFMGGFTCEKIPTPANNWQGENIARYCDPAYDKLVGELRRTSGTEKRAELVRTLNDMIVNDGLVIPLVNRGEPSAISNTLKGAKLNPWDSQLWNVADWTRSK; this is encoded by the coding sequence ATGACATACAACAGGCCCTTAAGGGCACTATCGGCAGCCGCCATTTTCATAGCGACGGGAGCCGCAGCCACGGGAGCCCTTGTCAGCACCCCTGCTCTAGCCGCACGCGGCACGGACGGCGATGTGAAGATCCTGTTCTGGCAGGCCGTTTCCAATCTCAATCCCTATCTGTCGGGCGGCAGCAAGGAAGTCTACGCTGCCTCGATGGTGATCGAGCCGCTGGCGGGCTTTGACGAGCAGGGCAATCTGTTCACCCGACTTGCCGCCGAGATCCCCACCGTCGACAATGGCGGCATCGCCAAGGACATGACCTCCATCACCTGGAAATTGAAACCGGGCCTGACCTGGTCGGACGGCGGCACCGTCAGCGCCGATGACGTGGTGTTCACCTGGAAATACTGCATGGCGCCCGGCGGCGGCTGCGCCCAGGCCGCGAAATTCGACGGGGTGAAATCGGTGGAGGCCATCGACCCTTTGACCGTGAAGGTGACCTTCGATGCCCCCAAACCCTTTCCCTATAGCGCCTTCGTCGGCCAGCTCTCGCCGATCATTCAGCAGTCCCAGTTCAAGGATTGCCTGGGCGAAAAAGCACCGCAATGTACAGAGGCCAATTTCAAGCCGCATGGCACTGGACCCTTCGTCGTCCGGGATTTCAAAGCCAATGACGTCGTGCTGTTTGACGCCAATCCGCGCTACCGCGATCCGGCCAAGCCGGCTTTTGCGAGCATCACCCTGAAAGGTGGCGGCGATGCGATGTCTGCGGCCCGTGCCGTGCTGGAAACCGGCGAATATGATTTTGCCTGGAATACGGTGGTGGAGCCGGAAGTAACGGAATCCATGCTGAAAGCCGGCAAGGGCACCATGACCTCAGCCTTTAGCTCCACGGTCGAGCGCATCCAACTCAACCCCTACGCCGTCGATGCGGCCCTCGGCGCCAAGCGCTCCACCAAGGAGGCCGGCCCCCATCCAGCCCTGTCAGACCCTAGGGTGCGCCGCGCGCTGGCGCTCGCCATCGACCGCGACGTGATCGTTGAAGCAGGCTATGGCGCTGCCGGCCAGCCGACCTGCAACATCATTCCCGCCCCGGATATTTTCGCCTCCAAGGCCAAGACCTGGTGCGGACGCCAAGATCTTGAAGGGGCCAACAGGCTATTGGACGAAGCTGGCTGGAAAAAAGGCCCCGACGGCATCCGTGCAAAAGACGGTCGCAAGCTGTCCTTCCTGTTCCTGACCACCACCAATTCGGTGCGCCAGGGCACACAGGTTCTGGTTAAGGACATGTGGTCGCAGATCGGCGTCGAAACCGAATTGCGCAATGTCTCCGCTTCGGTGTTCTTCGGCGGCGACCCGGCCAGCCCGGATACCTACCAGAAGCTATATGCCGACGTGCAAATGTATGCCAGCGGCTTTGAAAGCACCGATCCTGAGAAGTTCATGGGCGGTTTCACCTGCGAAAAGATCCCCACTCCCGCCAACAACTGGCAGGGGGAAAACATCGCCCGCTACTGCGATCCGGCCTATGACAAGCTGGTAGGAGAGCTGCGCAGGACCTCCGGCACCGAAAAGCGCGCAGAACTGGTCCGCACATTGAATGACATGATCGTCAATGACGGCCTGGTCATTCCGCTGGTCAATCGCGGCGAACCCTCAGCCATCTCGAACACGCTGAAGGGTGCAAAGCTCAATCCGTGGGATTCACAGTTGTGGAATGTTGCGGATTGGACCCGTAGCAAGTAA
- a CDS encoding exopolysaccharide biosynthesis protein: MDQRVGGEAEQTEALPLSQILFRIAEDETRARVSIGDLFAALGDRAFGALILIFALPNIVPTPPGTSAITGAPLVFLAAQLMLGWRPWLPGWITKRSLARADFSAIVARIVPWLARGERLLKPRFGLLVKGPAENLLGIMAFILAIILALPIPLGNILPAIALSLFAFALLEKDGLYALAGSVVFLLSIVVVAGVIVALGKAALLLFSISFG; encoded by the coding sequence ATGGATCAGAGAGTAGGCGGTGAAGCGGAGCAGACGGAGGCCCTGCCGCTTTCGCAGATCCTTTTTCGGATTGCCGAGGATGAAACGCGGGCGCGGGTCTCAATCGGCGATCTGTTTGCAGCGCTCGGCGATCGGGCTTTCGGCGCATTGATCCTGATCTTCGCGCTTCCCAATATCGTGCCGACCCCGCCTGGCACATCCGCCATAACAGGCGCGCCTCTGGTCTTTCTGGCGGCACAGTTGATGCTGGGCTGGCGGCCCTGGCTGCCGGGCTGGATCACCAAACGCTCGCTGGCGCGGGCCGATTTTTCCGCCATCGTCGCCAGGATCGTGCCCTGGCTTGCCCGGGGCGAGAGGCTGCTGAAGCCGCGCTTTGGCCTGCTGGTAAAGGGACCGGCGGAAAACCTTCTCGGGATCATGGCCTTCATTCTGGCCATCATTCTCGCATTGCCCATTCCGCTCGGCAATATCCTGCCAGCCATTGCCCTGTCGCTGTTTGCCTTCGCACTTCTGGAGAAGGACGGGCTTTACGCTCTGGCGGGCAGTGTAGTGTTTCTTCTGTCGATTGTGGTTGTCGCGGGCGTGATTGTGGCGCTCGGCAAGGCGGCCTTGTTGCTGTTCAGCATATCCTTTGGCTAA
- a CDS encoding M20 aminoacylase family protein — protein MPILNRASALQEEVAGWRRHLHQTPELLFDVHQTAAFVTQKLKEFGCDVVETGIGRTGVVGIIKGNRGEGTTIGMRADMDALPITEITGAPWASTVPGKMHACGHDGHTAMLLGAAKHLAETRNFAGSVAVIFQPAEEGGGGGLAMVQDGMMDRFGISQVFGMHNAPGVPLGDFAIRKGSLMAASDTFEIVIKGKGSHAAQPHMSVDPVLVSAHVIIALQSIVSRGVDPLESLVISVTTTHGGDAYNVIPMDVTLTGTVRTLLPQIRDFAEKRVQEVASATAMAHGAIAEVHYHRGYPVTFNHAQETEFAASVAARISGENRVKTDMAPKMGAEDFSYMLESRPGAFIFLGVGDTANLHHPAYDFNDEAIPYGISYWVELAETGLAA, from the coding sequence ATGCCCATTTTGAACCGTGCCAGCGCCTTGCAGGAAGAGGTCGCAGGCTGGCGGCGCCATTTGCATCAGACACCGGAACTGTTGTTCGATGTGCATCAGACAGCCGCTTTCGTCACGCAGAAGCTGAAGGAATTCGGTTGCGACGTGGTGGAAACAGGCATTGGCAGAACGGGTGTCGTCGGCATCATCAAGGGCAATCGCGGCGAGGGCACCACCATTGGCATGCGTGCCGACATGGATGCCTTGCCGATCACCGAAATCACCGGTGCGCCATGGGCCTCGACGGTGCCGGGCAAGATGCATGCCTGCGGCCATGACGGCCACACCGCCATGTTGCTGGGCGCGGCGAAGCATCTGGCCGAAACCCGTAATTTCGCAGGCTCGGTTGCGGTGATCTTCCAGCCGGCGGAAGAAGGCGGCGGCGGCGGTCTTGCCATGGTGCAGGACGGGATGATGGACAGGTTCGGCATTTCCCAGGTGTTCGGCATGCACAATGCGCCGGGCGTGCCGCTTGGCGATTTCGCCATTCGCAAGGGGTCGCTGATGGCGGCGTCCGATACGTTCGAGATCGTCATCAAGGGCAAGGGAAGCCACGCCGCCCAGCCGCATATGTCGGTCGATCCGGTCCTGGTTTCGGCGCATGTGATCATTGCCTTGCAATCGATCGTGTCGCGCGGCGTCGATCCGCTGGAATCGCTGGTTATCAGCGTCACCACCACCCATGGCGGTGATGCCTATAATGTCATTCCGATGGATGTGACCCTGACCGGAACTGTGCGCACCCTGCTGCCGCAGATCCGTGATTTTGCCGAAAAGCGCGTGCAGGAAGTGGCAAGTGCTACGGCCATGGCGCATGGCGCTATCGCCGAAGTGCATTATCACCGGGGCTATCCGGTCACTTTCAACCACGCGCAAGAGACGGAGTTTGCCGCCTCGGTTGCCGCCAGGATCTCCGGCGAAAACCGGGTGAAGACCGACATGGCGCCGAAAATGGGCGCCGAGGATTTTTCCTACATGCTGGAAAGCCGTCCGGGCGCCTTCATTTTCCTAGGGGTCGGCGACACCGCCAATCTTCACCATCCGGCCTATGACTTCAATGACGAGGCCATTCCCTATGGCATCAGCTATTGGGTGGAATTGGCCGAAACCGGTTTGGCAGCCTGA
- a CDS encoding beta strand repeat-containing protein: MATSNKTTTVSSLDGLTGTSATDIILLTDQVSGAYLDLGGGSDKLILGNFDNDVTLSNVESVLGGTGADSIFYDTKATSGYIDLGAGIDSLTFSDLGVTATILNVETIVAGQGNDYLTMSAQALGTYIDLGTGSDRVILGKFDNSLTLIDVETVTGSTKSDIVIMENKSGDQTRRVDLGSGNDSVSLGDGGGTVYVSNTETIVAGSGDDRIQLNSKASNFNIDAGEGDDTVVLSNYTNKLTISGAESIVGSSGSDHVTIGSAFTGGYVSLNGGNDTLVLGDYVNSVSVYGVETIYGGASSDFIYMQEAKSGGLINLGDGEDTLVFNEDGGTATLKNVENIIGSETKDYIIFKTQVTGGLIDLDDDGDRVTLAKYNNTVTFANVETITGDSSSDIITLTTELTKGTINLSTGMDKLTLADGSNTINISGVETLIGGDGEDTISFSVASTGGEIDLKGGDDTLTLTGSGRTLTISNVETILGSSASEQILYKTLLTGNLISLGSGSDKLTMGDFDNTVSIAGIETIVGGTETDQVYITSAITGSLIDLGTGNDTVTIMKGGTITARNIESIIGDDGIDVVKFDRAAQDVYLDLGAGNDSVTFGNFNNTAMILNVETINAGTSSDVITLGTDISAGTIDLGKGLDKLTLSDEGGTLTAVNIETIIGGAADDVVTVSGTVTIGTIDLGAGDDTLTVGGSATVTVQNVETLVGGAGTQKIILASGFKGSIDLADGIDTIIMADVDDADATAMKNLITISNVETITGGSGSDTVVIGTVGGATMIDLGDGIDTLKFQDNGGSLTAANVETIIGGTGDEVIRFNATVTGVNIDLGDGNDTVIFGNYANTAILANVESISGGTNSDVFTLASSTTGMTLNLGNGLDSLTLAGEGGTLTVSSIETIVGSAVDDIITLSAYMTGGTISLGAGNDQFIIGDVGGTATVSGVETVTGGAAADLITLAEGASGYINLGAGQDGVIFSASGNTVTLSGVETVTGGEGDDTVEFSDAITATTIKLGAGNDVLQMSELGGTVTVTGAESILGDVGSDVITLGEQITGGFINLNAGSDRLILSSANNTVTVENIETVTGGSMIDDITLSGVYTGGTLDLGSGNDLLTFGESGTVTIANVETVVGSTGDDVLTVSGSIGGATLNLGDGQDTLSWSAGLTATVSNVETVNGGSNADIITLATQWTGGFIDLGDGSDKLTLADTTNTVTVANAETIIGQSMADYIAINSTTYSGYISLGGDKDEVKLASSSSTVTIVGVETVTGGSGDDKVTLGAQVSGIELNLADGNDVVTLGNYSNMISLYNVESVTGGSNTDVVYIRDTEISNGQYFLGTGADYLNFEKAATATVSSVETLVGSAYDDTITISGQYTGVTIDLSTGSDTLTLGSASTLTTANIEYITGSTGADLIVLSGSTNTTVDLGSGNDTIYMSSGSDTVTGGAGSDLFTFTSADKSTTSNPDKITDFVNGEDKLVISGLTGTFSYLGTSTSLSASGNSEAYFVNDTATLFVDTNGDGTVDMQMTLSGKTADNMSGSDFRWS, translated from the coding sequence GTGGCAACGTCTAATAAGACAACGACTGTAAGCAGTCTTGATGGTTTGACTGGAACGAGTGCAACGGACATTATTCTCCTGACTGATCAGGTTTCGGGCGCTTACCTTGATCTTGGCGGTGGCAGCGACAAGCTGATCCTTGGCAATTTCGACAATGATGTGACATTGTCCAATGTCGAATCCGTTTTGGGCGGTACCGGTGCGGATTCGATTTTCTACGATACCAAGGCTACCTCAGGTTACATCGATCTGGGCGCGGGCATCGACAGCCTGACCTTTTCAGACCTTGGCGTCACCGCAACCATCCTCAATGTGGAAACGATCGTCGCTGGCCAGGGCAATGACTATTTGACGATGAGCGCCCAGGCGCTCGGAACCTATATCGATCTCGGAACCGGTTCGGACCGGGTGATCCTCGGCAAATTCGATAATTCGCTCACCCTGATCGATGTTGAGACGGTTACCGGCAGTACCAAGTCCGATATCGTGATTATGGAGAATAAAAGTGGCGATCAGACGCGCCGCGTGGATCTCGGTTCCGGCAACGACTCTGTCAGCCTGGGCGATGGCGGCGGCACGGTCTATGTCTCCAATACCGAAACAATCGTGGCTGGCAGCGGCGACGACCGCATTCAGCTGAACAGCAAGGCTTCCAATTTCAATATTGATGCCGGTGAAGGCGATGATACTGTCGTTCTCAGCAATTATACCAATAAGCTGACAATCTCAGGTGCCGAAAGCATCGTCGGATCGAGCGGAAGCGATCACGTCACGATCGGGAGTGCGTTTACCGGCGGATATGTTTCCTTGAATGGCGGCAATGATACGCTTGTTCTGGGAGATTACGTTAATTCCGTCAGTGTCTATGGTGTCGAGACGATTTATGGTGGCGCTAGCAGCGATTTTATCTATATGCAGGAGGCCAAGTCCGGTGGTCTGATCAATCTCGGAGATGGTGAAGATACCCTGGTCTTCAATGAAGACGGCGGCACGGCCACCTTGAAAAATGTCGAGAATATCATCGGCAGTGAAACCAAAGACTATATTATTTTCAAAACGCAGGTAACCGGCGGCCTGATCGATCTGGACGACGATGGCGACCGAGTAACACTGGCCAAGTACAATAACACTGTCACTTTCGCTAATGTCGAAACCATTACCGGCGACAGTTCCAGCGACATCATCACGCTGACCACCGAGCTGACCAAGGGCACGATCAATCTCAGCACCGGCATGGACAAGCTGACCCTGGCCGATGGTTCCAACACGATCAATATTTCCGGTGTCGAAACCCTGATCGGCGGCGATGGTGAAGACACGATCAGTTTCTCGGTCGCCTCGACGGGTGGTGAAATCGACCTTAAGGGCGGCGATGATACATTGACGCTTACCGGTTCTGGACGAACCTTGACCATTTCAAACGTCGAGACAATTCTGGGCAGTTCCGCCAGCGAGCAGATCCTTTACAAGACCCTGTTGACCGGCAATCTGATCTCGCTCGGCTCCGGCTCTGACAAGCTCACGATGGGTGATTTTGATAATACCGTTTCCATTGCCGGGATTGAAACCATCGTCGGCGGCACCGAGACCGATCAAGTGTATATCACCAGCGCCATTACCGGCTCGCTGATCGATCTGGGTACCGGCAACGATACGGTGACCATCATGAAAGGTGGCACGATCACCGCTCGCAATATCGAGAGCATCATCGGCGATGACGGCATCGACGTCGTTAAGTTTGATCGCGCCGCGCAGGACGTCTATCTCGACCTGGGTGCGGGCAATGACAGCGTCACCTTCGGCAATTTCAACAATACCGCGATGATTTTGAACGTCGAGACCATCAATGCTGGCACGTCCAGCGACGTCATCACGCTCGGTACCGACATTTCTGCCGGTACGATCGACCTCGGTAAGGGCCTCGACAAGCTGACGCTGAGTGACGAGGGCGGCACCCTGACCGCGGTCAATATCGAAACGATTATCGGCGGTGCGGCGGACGACGTCGTGACGGTTTCAGGAACCGTGACCATTGGCACGATCGATCTTGGTGCTGGTGACGATACGTTGACGGTCGGTGGCAGTGCGACTGTGACCGTGCAGAATGTCGAAACGCTGGTAGGCGGAGCCGGAACCCAGAAAATCATCCTTGCCAGTGGGTTCAAGGGCAGTATCGATCTTGCCGACGGCATCGATACCATCATCATGGCCGATGTCGATGACGCCGACGCGACCGCCATGAAGAACCTCATCACGATTTCCAATGTCGAAACCATCACCGGCGGTTCCGGTTCGGATACGGTCGTCATCGGCACGGTCGGCGGCGCGACCATGATCGATCTGGGCGATGGCATCGATACCTTGAAATTCCAGGATAATGGCGGATCGTTGACGGCTGCCAATGTGGAGACGATCATCGGCGGGACCGGCGATGAAGTCATCCGGTTCAATGCGACGGTCACTGGCGTCAATATCGACCTCGGCGATGGCAATGACACCGTCATCTTTGGCAATTATGCCAATACGGCCATACTTGCCAATGTGGAAAGCATCTCTGGCGGCACTAACAGCGACGTGTTCACGCTGGCCTCCAGTACGACCGGCATGACCCTCAATCTCGGCAATGGTCTTGACAGTCTGACGCTGGCGGGTGAAGGCGGTACGCTGACGGTCTCCAGCATCGAAACGATTGTCGGGTCGGCTGTCGACGACATCATTACACTTTCAGCCTATATGACCGGTGGCACGATTTCGCTTGGTGCCGGCAATGACCAGTTCATCATCGGTGATGTCGGCGGCACGGCGACCGTTTCAGGCGTTGAAACAGTGACGGGTGGTGCTGCCGCCGATCTTATCACGCTTGCCGAAGGTGCATCGGGCTATATCAACCTGGGCGCAGGTCAGGATGGCGTGATCTTCTCGGCATCCGGCAACACGGTGACCCTGTCGGGTGTCGAAACGGTGACCGGTGGTGAGGGAGACGATACGGTCGAGTTTTCCGACGCGATAACGGCAACCACGATCAAGCTTGGGGCCGGCAACGATGTTCTGCAAATGTCGGAACTGGGCGGCACTGTCACCGTCACCGGCGCAGAATCCATCCTCGGCGATGTCGGCAGCGACGTCATCACCCTTGGCGAACAGATTACGGGTGGCTTCATCAATCTCAATGCTGGCAGTGACCGCCTGATCCTGTCTTCCGCCAACAATACGGTGACGGTGGAAAATATCGAAACGGTGACTGGCGGCTCGATGATCGACGACATCACCTTGTCTGGCGTCTATACCGGCGGCACGCTGGATCTGGGCAGCGGCAATGACCTGCTGACGTTCGGCGAATCCGGAACCGTCACGATCGCCAATGTCGAAACGGTGGTCGGGTCAACCGGCGACGATGTGCTGACTGTCAGCGGTTCGATCGGCGGGGCAACTCTAAATCTGGGCGATGGCCAGGATACCCTGAGCTGGAGCGCGGGCCTGACGGCAACGGTTTCCAACGTTGAGACGGTCAATGGTGGCTCCAATGCCGACATCATCACGCTGGCCACGCAATGGACCGGTGGATTTATCGATCTGGGCGATGGTTCCGACAAGCTCACGCTGGCCGACACAACCAATACGGTGACGGTGGCGAATGCAGAAACCATCATCGGTCAGTCCATGGCTGACTATATCGCCATCAACAGCACGACCTATAGCGGCTATATTTCACTGGGTGGGGACAAGGACGAAGTCAAGCTGGCTTCTTCTTCGAGCACGGTGACAATCGTCGGCGTTGAAACGGTCACGGGTGGTTCCGGCGACGATAAGGTGACATTGGGTGCTCAGGTGTCGGGCATCGAACTCAACCTGGCCGACGGTAACGACGTGGTCACGCTCGGCAATTATTCCAATATGATCAGCCTCTATAATGTCGAATCCGTCACCGGCGGCAGCAATACCGATGTGGTCTATATCAGGGACACGGAAATCTCCAACGGCCAGTATTTCTTGGGTACAGGCGCGGATTACCTGAACTTTGAGAAAGCCGCGACCGCGACTGTTTCCAGTGTCGAAACCCTGGTCGGTTCTGCCTATGACGATACGATCACCATTTCCGGCCAGTATACCGGCGTGACGATTGATCTGAGCACGGGATCTGACACGTTGACGCTCGGTTCCGCCTCGACGCTGACCACGGCCAATATCGAGTATATCACCGGTAGTACGGGGGCCGATTTGATCGTGCTGTCGGGCAGCACCAATACGACGGTGGACTTGGGGTCTGGCAATGACACGATCTATATGAGCAGCGGCTCCGATACAGTGACGGGCGGGGCCGGATCCGACCTCTTCACCTTCACCTCCGCGGACAAGTCGACCACGTCGAACCCGGACAAGATCACCGACTTCGTCAATGGTGAGGACAAGCTGGTGATCAGCGGGCTGACCGGCACCTTCTCCTACCTTGGGACATCAACTAGCCTTTCGGCCAGCGGCAATTCGGAAGCCTATTTCGTCAATGATACGGCAACTCTGTTTGTCGATACCAATGGTGACGGGACGGTAGATATGCAGATGACCTTGTCCGGCAAGACCGCCGACAACATGTCGGGCAGCGACTTCCGCTGGAGCTGA